The Arachis hypogaea cultivar Tifrunner chromosome 19, arahy.Tifrunner.gnm2.J5K5, whole genome shotgun sequence genome has a window encoding:
- the LOC112775768 gene encoding chaperone protein dnaJ 15 — protein sequence MGMGSKLEGPSTPANRRDPYEVLSVSRDSSDQEIKTAYRKLALKYHPDKNASNPEASELFKEVAYSYSILSDPEKRRQYDSAGFEALDADSMDMEIDLSNLGTVNTMFAALFSKLGVPIKTTISANVLEEALNGTVTVRPLPIGTSVSGKVEKQCAHFFGVTINEEQAESGIVIRVTSTAQSKFKLLYFEQDANGGYGLALQEDSEKTGKVTSAGMYFLHFQVYRMDSTMNALAMAKDPEGAFFKRLEGLQPCEVSELKPGTHIFAVYGDNFFKTASYTIEAVCAKSYEDTTQKLKDIEAQILRKRNELRQFEAEYRKALARYQEVTERYAKEKQSVDELLKQRDGIHSSFTIVKSTNVSGTASNLSNGSSSKVSGDESKGDSPGEDGGSDGKDKSAKKKWFNLNLKGSDKRLI from the exons ATGGGGATGGGTTCAAAATTGGAAGGACCGTCTACCCCAGCAAATCGACGTGACCCATATGAGGTTTTGTCTGTGTCAAGGGACTCTTCCGATCAAGAAATTAAAACTGCTTACAGAAAGCTAGCTCTCAA GTATCACCCTGACAAGAATGCCAGCAATCCTGAAGCGTCAGAACTATTTAAAGAGGTTGCTTATTCTTATAGTATCTTGTCCGACCCGGAGAAGAGAAGGCAGTATGATAGTGCAGGATTTGAG GCACTTGATGCTGATAGCATGGACATGGAAATTGACTTGTCTAATCTAGGGACAGTCAACACAATGTTTGCAGCTTTATTCAG cAAGCTGGGTGTCCCTATCAAGACAACCATTTCAGCTAATGTTCTTGAGGAAGCTCTGAATGGGACAGTTACAGTCAGACCGCTTCCTATTGGAACATCAGTGAGCGGAAAG GTAGAGAAGCAATGTGCTCACTTTTTTGGTGTGACAATAAATGAGGAGCAAGCTGAGTCAGGGATTGTAATAAGAGTTACTTCAACTGCACAAAGCAAATTCAAG TTACTTTACTTTGAACAAGATGCAAATGGTGGCTATGGTTTAGCACTGCAG GAAGATAGTGAGAAAACTGGCAAGGTGACATCTGCCGGAATGTATTTCTTACATTTTCAAGTGTACAGAATGGATTCAACCATGAATGCG TTAGCAATGGCCAAGGATCCTGAAGGGGCTTTCTTTAAAAGGTTGGAAGGTCTTCAACCTTGTGAAGTCTCGGAACTAAAGCCTGGCACCCATATATTTGCTGTTTATG GGGATAACTTTTTTAAGACTGCTAGCTATACAATTGAGGCAGTATGTGCAAAATCATATGAAGATACCACCCAGAAACTTAAGGACATTGAGGCTCAGATTTTAAGAAAGAGGAATGAGCTACGCCAATTTGAAGCAGAATATAGAAAG GCATTGGCTCGCTACCAGGAAGTGACAGAGAGATATGCAAAAGAAAAACAATCT GTAGATGAGCTTCTGAAACAAAGAGACGGCATCCATTCATCCTTCACGATTGTCAAATCAACCAATGTTAGCGGGACTGCTAGTAATTTAAGCAATGGAAGCTCTAGCAAAGTTTCTGGTGATGAATCCAAAGGTGATAGCCCCGGGGAAGATGGAGGGTCGGATGGGAAGGACAAATCGGCCAAGAAGAAATGGTTTAACCTGAATCTTAAGGGCTCTGATAAGCGGTTGATTTAA